The following are from one region of the Silene latifolia isolate original U9 population chromosome 9, ASM4854445v1, whole genome shotgun sequence genome:
- the LOC141598638 gene encoding uncharacterized protein LOC141598638: MAFDTNTTDPSYWLNWRFLISALCVLGIVIFSLYLIRKHEGKKRSGDETSDTGQVPVGVLYKDELWKTCLKDLHPVWLLLYRIIALCVLLTLIIGNTVADGPRIFYFYTQWTFALTTIYFGLATTFSFYGFCHDGACSKTSPNADVEQVSNGISKIGGRQDADSLENLSNRGEVHVREYAGFTGYLFQVMFQIAAGAVLLTDVVYWLVLYLIFTPKDKKLDFFTVCMHTVNVLILGDAALNCMRFPMFRIAYFSLWTSTFVICQWIIHVFIFIPWPYPFMDLSPPYSPIWYVAVGILQVPCYGFFVLIVKLKHILLSKSFPDSYQVLR; the protein is encoded by the exons ATGGCTTTTGATACAAATACAACAGATCCAAGCTATTGGTTGAACTGGAGGTTTCTTATTAGTGCATTATGTGTACTGGGAATCGTTATATTTTCTCTATATCTTATACGGAAGCACGAAGGTAAAAAGAGATCGGGTGATGAAACGAGTGATACTGGACAAGTGCCAGTTGGGGTGTTATACAAGGATGAACTTTGGAAAACATGTCTGAAAGACCTTCATCCGGTGTGGCTTCTTCTGTATAGAATTATCGCTCTTTGTGTGCTCTTGACATTGATCATTGGTAACACAGTCGCTGACGGACCCCGTATCTTTTATTTCTATACTCA GTGGACATTCGCGCTAACCACTATATATTTTGGG CTTGCAACGACTTTCTCTTTTTATGGATTTTGCCATGATGGAGCTTGCTCAAAGACTTCTCCAAACGCTGACGTTGAACAAGTATCTAACGGTATTTCAAAGATTGGAGGCAGACAGGATGCCGACAGTTTAGAAAATTTGAGTAATCGTGGAGAAGTTCATGTTCGTGAATACGCAGGTTTCACAGGCTATCTTTTCCAAGTCATGTTCCAG ATAGCTGCTGGTGCGGTGCTCCTGACCGATGTTGTATATTGGCTCGTTCTTTACTTAATATTCACTCCCAAAGATAAAAAATTGGATTTT TTTACTGTTTGTATGCATACAGTCAATGTACTCATTCTTGGTGATGCAGCTCTGAATTGCATG AGGTTTCCCATGTTCAGAATCGCCTATTTCAGCCTGTGGACATCAACATTCGTCATTTGCCAATGGATAATCCATGTTTTTATTTTCATACC GTGGCCGTACCCATTCATGGACTTGTCGCCTCCATATTCTCCCATATG GTACGTGGCAGTAGGCATATTGCAGGTTCCATGTTACGGATTCTTTGTTTTGATCGTCAAATTGAAGCATATATTGCTGTCGAAATCGTTTCCCGACTCCTATCAAGTTTTGAGATGA